TGGTGGGTTTGGCCTAGGAATGGAGAGACTGCTTACATATCTCTATggtaatacaaatataagAGAAGCCATCCCATTTGCCAGGAGTGCTTCTGACAACATCCAATTGTAATATTTCGTGACGCCTCAACGGAAAGGACATCACGTGAATGCATACTCACGTGCAACGTCATGTTGTTTATCTCCGACATCGTGGGTTTCCGTGACATAACCCGATGACTATAACCCGCGGACACAATGATGGAACAAGAAGGGTATTTCATTGCCTATATTTCAACAGCTTATCTCCCGTCCATGGATATTGTATAATAAAGTTACTTTTTTGTAGGGTGTAATTTGATTGGATGCCTTTTGAcgtttttttcttggagATTCTATATTTTGTAATCATGTATATATAGTATAACAAACGGTGAATAGATAAAATAGTGGAATTTtgagaataaaataagtatttaaaacaaGTCTAATTCGAAGCTTTGCTATTACTGTCTTATTTCTCATTTACTACATGACTCATagattttcaaatttccaAGATATTCAAATCTGAAATTTCGTCGAGTCATACCTATCATCTGATCTACTTTTAGATTCGAaaacatatataaaataaaggaaaaaaaagtaaaccATACATAAGAAAATACAAGACCATCTTAGTTGAGATTATCTTgtcaaatgaaattaaaccTATTTTAATAAGTTTAAGTTTATTTCAGTTTTAACATTTcggataataattttttttaaagctCCAGAATGGCTGCTCCCAAGTTAACTTTTAAGCAGCAGATGTCTGGGTTCCCCTGGGCTCAACTGCTAGTTGTCTCATTGGTCCGTTTTAGTGAACCTATTGCATTTACCTCTTTATTCCCATATGTTTATTTTATGGTGAAAGATTTCCACATTGCTCCAAATGACGCCCAAGTATCTAAATATTCAGGTTATTTGTCATCCACTTTCTCTTTATGTCAGGTGCTTGCTGCTTTCCATTGGGGTAGATTTGCCGATAGAGGTGGTAGAAAGATTACTTTAGTCTGTGGATTGATCGGTACTTCTATGGCGTTATTAACGTTAGGTTTTGCCAAGCATTTTTATCAAGCCTTGCTTGCTAGATCTATGATGGGTCTTTTAAACGGGAACGTTGGTGTTATTAGAACTATCATTGGTGAATTAGCTACAGAAAGAAGACATCAAGCAATTGCATTTAGTACTATGCCATTACTATTTCAATTCGGTTCAGTTATCGGTCCCATGATTGGTGGGTTTTTAGTTTTCCGTCAACAAACTGGTGATGTGATACCCAATTGGTATCCAAATTGGTTAAGGAAACTTATAACTATTTATCCTTATTGTTTACcaaatattgttatttcATGCTTATTAATGTTTGGTATGTTCTGCTGTATTGTATTCTTAGAAGAAACTCACCCTAAATTCAAGGACCAAAGAGATAGAGGCATCGAATTGGGTGACTGGATTTTAAAAGTGTTTTTTGGTGTGAAACCCAAAATTAGACCATggcaaaataaatatcatgAATCAGGACTTGGCTCAAGTTCTACTTCTGCAAGCAACACTAGCTTAAACACCTCTTCCAATACAAGTGTTGGAACAAGTATCGGTActtccaataataattcaacaGATGCTTTGAATCATGCTCCAGTAGCTGTAACAGAAAACACTCCTTTAATTAGAAGTAATAGCGATGATGAAATCAGTGAAACTGATAGTATTCAATCAGTAACTGGATTATTGACAAGAAGACAGTCTGCTAGTTTAATCAGAACATACTCGATACATGAACCTACCGATATGGTAGAACCAGAGAATGTCAAGGCTCCTGATGGTTGTACTGAAGCAAGTATGTGGCATCATGTTTTCCATACTCCTGTATTTTACCCAATCtcaatcaattttattcaagGATTACACCTGATTGTTTATAACGAATTTCTACCTGTGTTTTTAGCTTATGATTTAGCCAAGGATCCAAATGATCCAACTAGACTAGCTTCCAAATTCCCATGGAAGATCACAGGTGGGATTGGGTATACTCCAGAGCAAACAGGTACCCTTTTATCATCAACAGGTATATTTGGCTGTTTTGTTGTGCTTGCCATTTTCCCTTATGTGGATCGTAATTATGATTGTTTAACTATTTTCCGTACTTTAGTGAAATTCTATCCAATCATGTATATTATGAT
This genomic stretch from Henningerozyma blattae CBS 6284 chromosome 1, complete genome harbors:
- the TBLA0A01410 gene encoding uncharacterized protein; this encodes MAAPKLTFKQQMSGFPWAQLLVVSLVRFSEPIAFTSLFPYVYFMVKDFHIAPNDAQVSKYSGYLSSTFSLCQVLAAFHWGRFADRGGRKITLVCGLIGTSMALLTLGFAKHFYQALLARSMMGLLNGNVGVIRTIIGELATERRHQAIAFSTMPLLFQFGSVIGPMIGGFLVFRQQTGDVIPNWYPNWLRKLITIYPYCLPNIVISCLLMFGMFCCIVFLEETHPKFKDQRDRGIELGDWILKVFFGVKPKIRPWQNKYHESGLGSSSTSASNTSLNTSSNTSVGTSIGTSNNNSTDALNHAPVAVTENTPLIRSNSDDEISETDSIQSVTGLLTRRQSASLIRTYSIHEPTDMVEPENVKAPDGCTEASMWHHVFHTPVFYPISINFIQGLHLIVYNEFLPVFLAYDLAKDPNDPTRLASKFPWKITGGIGYTPEQTGTLLSSTGIFGCFVVLAIFPYVDRNYDCLTIFRTLVKFYPIMYIMIPYVIFLQVDFIPRWVTILYLYTITGIKTLCGALTSPQIMLLIHHNSPLSCRASINGATISISASARFIGPLAWGFIMAWSQQNDVAWLSWWTLGFFAMVALYQSYKIAPIDEEDNTTEQENSAIEDMEEDGHEEELQYGSSNDTIHRSSQQKAGSS